One region of Oxalobacteraceae bacterium OTU3CAMAD1 genomic DNA includes:
- the flgB gene encoding flagellar basal body rod protein FlgB, translating into MLGKLDAYMSFNEAALSLRSQRQTVLASNIANADTPNYKARDVDFGSALKAALDKASPGANAALKTTATKHFPNPQQTGGTLADGTPLLYRGVVQGAVDGNTVDMDVERNQFADNAIRYEVGVTMINAQIKGMMAAIQSGN; encoded by the coding sequence ATGCTTGGTAAACTCGACGCTTACATGAGCTTTAACGAAGCCGCGCTGAGCCTGCGCTCGCAGCGGCAGACGGTCTTGGCGTCCAACATCGCCAACGCCGATACGCCCAATTACAAGGCCCGCGACGTTGATTTCGGCAGCGCGCTCAAGGCCGCGCTGGACAAGGCCAGCCCGGGCGCGAACGCCGCGCTCAAGACCACGGCCACCAAGCATTTCCCCAACCCCCAGCAAACAGGTGGCACGCTGGCCGACGGTACGCCGTTGTTGTACCGCGGCGTGGTGCAGGGCGCCGTCGACGGCAACACGGTCGACATGGACGTCGAGCGCAACCAGTTTGCCGACAACGCCATCCGCTACGAGGTCGGCGTCACCATGATCAACGCCCAGATCAAAGGGATGATGGCGGCGATCCAGTCAGGGAACTAA
- the flhA gene encoding flagellar biosynthesis protein FlhA encodes MSNIKLPPWLQGIANSKNKSSLAAPILIIMLLGMMVLPLPAFVLDIFFSFNIALSVIVLLTSLYTVKPLDFMAFPTVLLVSTMLRLSLNVASTRVVLTEGHTGPDAAGKVIEAFGHFLIGGNYTVGLVVFIILTIINFTVVTKGAGRIAEVGARFALDAMPGKQMAIDADLNAGLIGEADARKRRSEVSQEAEFYGAMDGASKYVRGDAIAGILVTVINVIGGLLVGVIQHDLPFGEAIKLYTLLAIGDGLVAQIPSLIISVAAGIVVSRVASDEDIGTQMVGQLFAKPQVLYITAAIIGGMGIIPGMPNLVFLLLAGVLAGSAYLMTKRAKAGGGSAAEAAAAEAAEPAAAPEQEEASWQDIMPVDTLGLEVGYRLIPLVDKTQGGELLKRIKGIRKKFAQEVGFLAPPVHIRDNLELKPSAYRITLKGVEVGAGEAFNGQFLAINPGMASGTLQGLVTTDPAFGLPATWIDAGLRDQAQGMGYTVVDAGTVVATHLNHLITSHASELLGRAEVQSLLDHLGKEAPKLVEDLVPKMVSLSTLQKVLQNLLMEGVHIRDMRSVIETLAEHAVHTQDPNDLTALVRISLGRAIVQQLFPGASELSVMTLDNRLERLLMQALAASGPDGAGIEPGLADTIAQQAQQAAQQQEALGLTPVLLVPGPLRALLSRFLRRALPQLKVLSHAEIPETKTIRVTALVGQQ; translated from the coding sequence ATGAGCAACATCAAACTGCCGCCATGGTTGCAGGGCATCGCCAACAGCAAGAACAAGTCGAGCCTGGCCGCGCCTATCCTGATCATCATGCTGCTGGGGATGATGGTGCTGCCGCTGCCGGCGTTCGTGCTCGACATCTTCTTCAGCTTTAACATCGCGCTGTCGGTGATCGTGCTGCTGACCAGCCTGTACACGGTCAAACCGCTCGACTTCATGGCCTTCCCGACCGTCCTGCTGGTGTCGACCATGTTGCGCCTGTCGCTGAACGTGGCCTCGACCCGCGTGGTGCTGACCGAGGGCCACACCGGTCCCGACGCCGCCGGCAAGGTGATCGAGGCCTTCGGCCACTTCCTGATCGGCGGTAACTACACGGTCGGCCTGGTGGTGTTCATCATTTTGACCATCATTAACTTCACCGTCGTCACCAAGGGCGCCGGCCGTATCGCCGAAGTGGGCGCCCGTTTCGCGCTGGACGCGATGCCGGGTAAACAAATGGCGATCGACGCCGACCTCAACGCCGGCCTGATCGGCGAAGCCGACGCCCGCAAGCGCCGCAGCGAAGTGTCGCAGGAAGCCGAATTCTACGGCGCGATGGACGGCGCCAGTAAATACGTGCGCGGCGATGCGATCGCCGGTATCCTGGTCACGGTGATCAACGTCATCGGCGGCCTGCTGGTCGGCGTGATCCAGCACGACCTGCCGTTCGGCGAGGCGATCAAGCTCTACACCCTGCTGGCCATCGGTGACGGCCTGGTGGCACAGATTCCGTCGCTGATCATCTCGGTGGCGGCCGGTATCGTGGTCTCGCGCGTGGCCAGCGACGAGGACATCGGCACCCAGATGGTGGGGCAGTTGTTCGCCAAGCCGCAGGTGCTGTACATCACCGCCGCCATCATCGGCGGCATGGGCATCATTCCTGGCATGCCGAATCTGGTGTTCCTGCTGCTGGCCGGCGTGCTGGCCGGCTCGGCCTACCTGATGACCAAGCGCGCCAAGGCCGGCGGCGGGTCGGCAGCCGAGGCTGCGGCTGCCGAGGCCGCCGAGCCGGCCGCCGCGCCCGAGCAAGAGGAAGCCAGCTGGCAGGACATCATGCCGGTCGATACCCTGGGCCTGGAAGTGGGCTACCGCCTGATTCCGCTGGTCGACAAGACCCAGGGCGGCGAGCTGCTCAAGCGTATCAAGGGCATCCGCAAGAAGTTCGCGCAGGAAGTCGGCTTCCTGGCGCCGCCGGTGCACATCCGGGACAACCTGGAACTCAAGCCTTCTGCCTACCGCATCACGCTCAAGGGCGTGGAGGTCGGTGCGGGCGAGGCCTTCAACGGACAATTCTTGGCGATCAATCCGGGCATGGCCAGCGGCACCCTGCAGGGCCTGGTGACCACCGATCCGGCCTTCGGCCTGCCGGCCACGTGGATCGACGCCGGCCTGCGCGATCAAGCGCAGGGCATGGGCTACACGGTCGTCGATGCCGGCACCGTGGTGGCCACCCATCTGAACCATTTGATCACGAGCCACGCGTCGGAGCTGCTGGGCCGCGCCGAGGTGCAGTCGCTGCTCGACCACCTGGGCAAGGAAGCGCCCAAGCTGGTGGAGGACCTGGTGCCGAAGATGGTGTCGCTGTCGACCTTGCAGAAGGTGCTGCAGAACCTGCTGATGGAAGGCGTGCACATCCGCGACATGCGCTCGGTGATCGAGACCCTGGCCGAGCACGCCGTGCACACGCAGGACCCGAACGACCTGACGGCGCTGGTGCGCATCTCGCTGGGCCGGGCCATCGTGCAGCAGCTGTTCCCGGGTGCGTCCGAGCTGTCGGTGATGACCTTGGATAACCGACTGGAGCGCTTGCTGATGCAGGCGCTGGCGGCCAGCGGGCCGGATGGCGCCGGCATCGAGCCGGGTCTGGCCGACACCATCGCCCAGCAGGCGCAACAAGCGGCGCAGCAGCAGGAGGCGCTGGGGCTGACGCCGGTGCTCTTGGTGCCGGGGCCGTTGCGGGCCTTGCTGTCGCGCTTCCTGCGCCGCGCCTTGCCGCAATTGAAGGTGCTGTCGCACGCCGAGATTCCGGAGACTAAAACCATCCGCGTGACCGCGCTGGTTGGGCAGCAGTAA
- a CDS encoding flagellar motor protein — MDWASVIGVLLALAGIAVGQTLEGGKLSSLLQPAAFAIVVIGTFGAVLLQTKFRTFVRGVKMLRLVFAPPKDTRAALARDINAWNLAARRDGLLSLERYMLASKDKFNTKGLRLIVDGINPDKLRHLLDTEITAYETEERQAVRIWESAAGYSPTIGILGAVLGLIHVMENLTDPSKLGAGIAVAFVSTIYGVGLANLFFYPVANKLKAIVTQAVHQQEIAAAVFYDIATGDHTRVIDERIATLLREH, encoded by the coding sequence GTGGACTGGGCCAGTGTAATCGGGGTGCTGCTGGCGCTGGCCGGCATCGCCGTCGGCCAGACGCTCGAGGGCGGCAAGCTGTCGTCGCTGCTGCAGCCGGCCGCCTTCGCCATCGTCGTCATCGGCACCTTCGGCGCCGTGCTGCTGCAGACCAAATTCCGCACCTTCGTGCGCGGCGTGAAGATGCTGCGGCTGGTGTTCGCGCCGCCCAAGGACACGCGCGCCGCGCTGGCGCGCGACATCAACGCCTGGAACCTGGCGGCGCGCCGCGACGGCCTGCTGTCGCTGGAGCGCTACATGCTCGCCTCCAAGGACAAGTTCAACACCAAGGGCCTGCGCCTGATCGTCGACGGCATCAATCCCGACAAGCTGCGCCACCTGCTCGACACCGAAATCACCGCCTACGAGACCGAGGAGCGCCAGGCGGTGCGGATCTGGGAATCGGCGGCCGGCTACTCGCCGACGATCGGCATTCTGGGCGCGGTGCTGGGGCTGATCCACGTGATGGAAAACCTGACCGATCCGAGTAAGCTCGGCGCCGGCATCGCCGTCGCTTTCGTCTCCACGATCTACGGCGTCGGCCTGGCCAACCTGTTCTTCTACCCGGTGGCCAACAAGCTCAAGGCCATCGTCACGCAGGCGGTGCACCAGCAGGAGATCGCCGCCGCCGTGTTCTACGACATCGCCACCGGCGACCACACACGCGTCATCGACGAGCGCATCGCCACCTTGCTGCGGGAGCACTGA
- a CDS encoding flagellar protein FlgN: MSTVTPLNNLREEEQIMATLLELLKQEQQLLVTAEIDGLPAVTAKKTALIAQMTLLSAQRHRALGKAGFPAQESGMEAWIAASADEQIAQSWKLLLEHTREAKELNRINGMLINKQMGHTQGALQALQPLSSGANNFYSASGMSSTIPRSRGFLAG, from the coding sequence ATGTCAACCGTCACCCCGCTCAACAATCTGCGCGAAGAAGAGCAGATCATGGCTACGCTGCTGGAGCTGCTCAAGCAGGAGCAGCAATTGCTGGTGACGGCGGAAATCGACGGCCTGCCGGCCGTCACGGCGAAAAAAACCGCGCTCATCGCGCAGATGACCTTGTTGTCGGCCCAGCGCCACCGGGCCTTGGGCAAGGCCGGTTTTCCGGCCCAGGAATCGGGCATGGAGGCGTGGATCGCCGCCAGCGCCGACGAGCAAATCGCCCAGTCGTGGAAGCTGCTGCTCGAGCATACGCGCGAGGCGAAGGAATTGAACCGCATCAACGGGATGCTGATCAATAAGCAGATGGGCCATACCCAGGGCGCGTTGCAGGCGTTGCAGCCGCTATCTTCCGGCGCGAATAACTTCTATAGCGCCAGCGGGATGTCGAGCACGATTCCGCGTAGCCGGGGCTTTTTGGCGGGCTGA
- the motD gene encoding flagellar motor protein MotD has product MHYQYRRARRKFDEEVENHERWLISYSDFITLLFAFFVVMYAISSVNIGKYKVFSDALGDAFGGAGSAEPINTQVQNLPIPNPGLKRRTEMLRKEKEQMTKLAQDLLSTLAPLVKEGKVRVTQNSRGVSVEINASVLFDPAEARLTADSVEALRAVAALLKDDSHNVQVEGHTDNLPISTSLYPSNWELSAVRASSVVRLFIDSGVAPQRLTAVGFSSNVPVAPNDDPIGRARNRRVAVTILSGIPDTVTELPTTPVPAPVATPAPTPAPAQ; this is encoded by the coding sequence ATGCATTACCAGTACCGGCGCGCGCGCAGGAAGTTCGACGAGGAAGTCGAGAACCACGAGCGCTGGCTGATTTCCTACTCCGACTTCATCACACTGCTGTTCGCGTTCTTCGTCGTGATGTACGCCATCTCCTCGGTCAACATCGGCAAGTACAAGGTGTTCTCCGACGCCCTGGGCGACGCCTTCGGCGGCGCCGGTTCGGCCGAACCGATCAACACGCAGGTGCAGAATCTTCCCATTCCCAATCCGGGCCTGAAGCGCCGCACCGAAATGCTGCGCAAGGAAAAAGAGCAGATGACCAAGCTGGCGCAGGACTTGTTGTCCACCCTGGCGCCGCTGGTCAAGGAGGGCAAGGTGCGGGTGACCCAGAACAGCCGCGGCGTCAGCGTCGAGATCAACGCCAGCGTGCTGTTCGATCCGGCCGAGGCGCGGTTGACTGCCGATTCGGTCGAGGCCTTGCGCGCGGTCGCCGCGCTGCTCAAGGACGACAGCCACAACGTGCAGGTCGAGGGCCACACCGACAATCTGCCGATCAGCACTTCGCTGTACCCATCGAACTGGGAATTATCGGCGGTGCGCGCCAGCAGCGTGGTGCGCCTGTTCATCGACTCGGGCGTGGCGCCGCAACGGCTCACGGCTGTCGGCTTCAGCTCCAACGTGCCGGTGGCGCCCAACGACGACCCGATCGGCCGCGCGCGCAACCGCCGCGTCGCCGTCACCATCCTGTCGGGCATCCCCGACACGGTCACCGAATTGCCAACGACGCCGGTGCCAGCCCCGGTGGCGACCCCGGCCCCAACTCCGGCCCCGGCGCAATAA
- the flgC gene encoding flagellar basal body rod protein FlgC gives MSLFKIFDVSGSAMSAQAQRLNVVASNLANADSATSASGEAYRARQVVFEATPTANGDSTGVRVRKVVEDQSPMKQMYDPKHPMADDKGYVTMPNVNVVDEMVNMLSASRSYQTNVETMNAAKSLLAKTLTIGQN, from the coding sequence ATGTCACTATTTAAAATCTTCGATGTCTCCGGTTCGGCCATGAGCGCGCAGGCGCAGCGTCTCAACGTGGTCGCCTCCAACCTGGCCAACGCCGACAGCGCCACCAGCGCCAGCGGCGAGGCCTACCGTGCCCGCCAGGTGGTGTTCGAGGCCACGCCGACGGCCAATGGCGATTCGACCGGCGTGCGCGTGCGCAAGGTGGTCGAGGACCAGTCGCCGATGAAGCAGATGTACGACCCCAAGCATCCGATGGCCGACGACAAGGGCTACGTCACCATGCCCAACGTGAACGTGGTCGACGAGATGGTCAACATGTTGTCGGCGTCGCGCTCGTACCAGACCAACGTCGAGACGATGAACGCGGCCAAGTCGCTGCTGGCGAAAACGCTGACCATCGGTCAGAACTAA
- the flhF gene encoding flagellar biosynthesis protein FlhF has translation MNVKKFSAPTSREALRKVRESLGPDAVILSNRQSDGGVEILALANDDAASLSSPAPHSPMAEPAPSLDLGLGLGLPSGRLEQRMEPRFDNRAAEMPAEPVRRVVASPSSYASKTAAAAAAPSAPAQPRAPSLDVDQITAMVASAVASAKQNAAAEMQVMMGEIRAMRGMMETQLAEIAWGSTQAREPQKAAVLREMLAAGFSASLARYLIEKLPADRDAADSMRWIKTVLTRNLSAMANEDALIDQGGVFALVGPTGVGKTTSTAKLAARCVMRHGPDKLALITTDAYRIGAHEQLRIYGKILGVMVHSVKDEADLRIALKELRNKHTVLIDTVGVSQRDQMVTEQVSMLQGAGSDVKRLLCLNATATQETLNEVVRAYQGSGLAGCIMTKLDEAAAIGNVLDVVIRQKLNLFYVSNGQRVPEDLHLADPAYLIDRAFKLKRDAVNTQFLDAELPMMMSNATNDMSMREVHLG, from the coding sequence ATGAACGTCAAAAAATTCAGCGCGCCGACTTCGCGCGAGGCGCTGCGCAAGGTGCGCGAATCGCTCGGCCCGGATGCCGTGATCCTGTCGAACCGCCAGTCCGACGGCGGCGTCGAAATCCTCGCGCTGGCCAACGACGACGCCGCGTCGCTGTCGTCGCCGGCGCCGCATTCGCCGATGGCCGAGCCGGCGCCATCGCTGGACCTGGGGCTCGGCCTCGGCCTGCCGTCCGGCCGCCTCGAACAGCGCATGGAACCACGCTTCGACAACCGCGCCGCCGAGATGCCGGCCGAGCCGGTGCGCCGCGTCGTCGCCTCCCCATCCTCCTACGCCAGCAAGACCGCCGCCGCCGCGGCAGCGCCATCGGCGCCGGCGCAGCCCCGCGCGCCGTCGCTCGACGTCGACCAGATCACCGCGATGGTCGCTTCGGCCGTCGCCAGCGCCAAGCAGAACGCCGCCGCCGAGATGCAAGTGATGATGGGCGAGATCCGCGCCATGCGCGGGATGATGGAAACCCAGTTGGCCGAAATCGCCTGGGGCAGCACGCAAGCGCGCGAACCGCAAAAGGCGGCCGTGCTGCGCGAAATGCTGGCCGCCGGTTTCTCGGCCAGCCTGGCGCGCTACCTGATCGAAAAACTGCCGGCCGACCGCGACGCCGCCGACAGCATGCGCTGGATTAAAACCGTCCTGACCCGCAACCTGTCGGCCATGGCCAACGAGGACGCGCTGATCGACCAGGGCGGCGTGTTCGCGCTGGTCGGCCCGACCGGCGTCGGCAAGACCACCAGCACCGCCAAGCTGGCCGCGCGCTGCGTGATGCGCCACGGCCCGGACAAGCTGGCGCTGATCACCACCGACGCCTATCGTATCGGCGCGCACGAACAGCTGCGCATCTACGGCAAGATCCTCGGCGTGATGGTGCACTCGGTGAAGGACGAAGCCGACCTGCGCATCGCCCTCAAGGAACTGCGCAACAAGCACACCGTGTTGATCGACACCGTCGGCGTGAGCCAGCGCGACCAGATGGTGACCGAACAGGTCTCGATGCTGCAAGGCGCCGGCTCCGACGTCAAGCGCCTGCTGTGCCTCAACGCCACCGCCACCCAGGAGACGCTCAACGAAGTGGTGCGCGCCTACCAGGGCAGCGGCCTGGCCGGCTGCATCATGACCAAGCTTGACGAGGCGGCGGCGATCGGCAACGTGCTCGATGTCGTCATTCGCCAAAAGCTCAACCTGTTCTACGTCTCGAACGGCCAGCGCGTGCCGGAAGACCTGCACCTGGCCGATCCGGCCTACCTGATCGACCGCGCCTTCAAATTGAAACGCGATGCCGTCAACACCCAATTCCTGGATGCCGAGCTGCCGATGATGATGTCCAACGCCACCAACGATATGTCCATGCGCGAGGTGCACCTTGGCTAA
- the flgA gene encoding flagellar basal body P-ring formation chaperone FlgA — MTSRLTQTTIELAAAGAIALLSATSASAQAQQAQPRQAAYHDRAALKRTVEEFLQVQTGGLPGQVTVAVGAIDPRMSLAPCPAPQAFFMPGARAWGKTTVGVRCATPSAWTVYIQASVTVIGEYVASAAPLAQGQAIEAGQLVMLKGDLTMLPAGIATDISQVVGRSSNSSLPPGTPMRIDTLRTKPVVQSGQLVRLVSSGSGFSVSAEARAMGTAGDGQVVQVKTSGGQQITGIAKVGGLVEVAF, encoded by the coding sequence ATGACATCACGCCTCACACAAACCACCATCGAGCTCGCAGCAGCGGGCGCCATCGCCCTGTTGTCGGCAACGTCCGCAAGCGCACAAGCCCAGCAAGCTCAACCGCGCCAGGCCGCTTATCACGACCGCGCCGCCCTCAAGCGCACCGTGGAAGAGTTCCTGCAGGTGCAGACCGGCGGCCTGCCGGGCCAGGTGACGGTCGCTGTGGGCGCCATCGACCCGCGCATGAGCCTGGCACCCTGCCCGGCGCCGCAAGCGTTCTTCATGCCTGGCGCGCGCGCCTGGGGCAAGACCACTGTCGGCGTGCGCTGTGCGACACCGTCGGCCTGGACGGTATATATTCAAGCGAGCGTGACCGTCATCGGCGAGTACGTCGCCAGCGCCGCGCCGCTGGCGCAGGGCCAGGCCATCGAGGCGGGCCAGTTGGTGATGCTTAAGGGCGATTTGACAATGTTGCCAGCAGGTATAGCCACCGACATCAGCCAGGTGGTCGGCCGCAGCAGCAACAGTTCCCTGCCGCCAGGCACGCCGATGCGGATCGATACCCTGCGCACCAAGCCGGTGGTGCAATCCGGTCAACTGGTGCGGCTGGTGTCGAGCGGTTCCGGTTTCAGCGTGTCGGCCGAGGCGCGCGCCATGGGGACGGCGGGCGACGGCCAGGTGGTACAGGTAAAAACTTCCGGTGGGCAACAAATCACCGGAATCGCCAAGGTAGGCGGACTGGTGGAGGTGGCGTTTTGA
- a CDS encoding RNA polymerase sigma factor FliA, whose amino-acid sequence MYTVKGKADKNSLLTEHMPLVKRLAHHMKAKLPPSVEVDDLVQAGMIGLLDAISRYEETHGAQFETYAVLRIRGAMLDELRNSDWLPRSMRQNMRKIETAMSTLQQRLGHPPTESEVAKMLKLSLADYQEMLSDGGGHQLVYYEDFHDDDGNDSFLDRYCSDEESDPLRSLLDGDFRQSVIDAIDALPPREKMLMGLYYEEELNLKEIGAVMGVSESRVSQLHTQAVARLRASLREKSWTGPV is encoded by the coding sequence ATGTACACGGTCAAAGGGAAAGCGGACAAGAATTCTTTGCTGACGGAGCATATGCCGTTGGTCAAGCGCCTTGCCCATCACATGAAGGCGAAACTGCCGCCCAGCGTCGAAGTCGACGATCTGGTGCAAGCCGGGATGATCGGCCTGCTCGACGCCATCAGCCGGTACGAGGAAACCCATGGCGCCCAGTTCGAGACCTATGCCGTGCTGCGCATCCGTGGCGCCATGCTCGACGAGCTGCGCAACAGCGACTGGCTGCCGCGCTCCATGCGCCAGAACATGCGCAAGATCGAAACGGCGATGAGCACCCTGCAGCAGCGCCTGGGCCATCCGCCGACCGAGTCGGAGGTGGCCAAGATGCTCAAGCTGTCGCTGGCCGATTACCAGGAAATGCTGTCCGACGGCGGCGGCCACCAGCTGGTGTACTACGAGGATTTCCACGACGACGACGGCAACGACAGCTTCCTCGACCGCTATTGCTCGGACGAGGAGAGCGACCCGCTGCGATCGCTGCTCGACGGCGACTTCCGCCAGTCCGTGATCGACGCCATCGACGCGCTGCCGCCGCGCGAAAAAATGCTGATGGGGCTGTACTATGAAGAGGAGCTCAACTTGAAAGAAATCGGCGCCGTGATGGGCGTATCGGAATCGCGCGTATCGCAATTGCATACGCAGGCCGTCGCGCGCCTGCGCGCCTCGCTCAGGGAGAAGTCGTGGACTGGGCCAGTGTAA
- the flgM gene encoding flagellar biosynthesis anti-sigma factor FlgM, giving the protein MKINDTLKNTTGLPASNAPSAPASRGADKAAPAPTATSSESVRLSPQGQAMAASAAGGSSGVFDTKKVERIKLAIADGQFQVNSEKVADGLLDTVKDLLHSRKR; this is encoded by the coding sequence GTGAAAATCAACGATACATTAAAGAACACGACCGGCTTGCCGGCGTCGAACGCGCCTTCCGCGCCAGCCTCGCGCGGCGCCGACAAGGCCGCGCCGGCGCCGACCGCCACCAGCTCGGAAAGTGTGCGCCTGTCGCCCCAGGGCCAGGCCATGGCGGCCAGCGCGGCCGGCGGCAGCAGCGGCGTGTTCGACACCAAAAAAGTCGAGCGCATCAAGCTGGCCATCGCCGACGGCCAGTTCCAGGTCAACTCGGAAAAAGTAGCGGATGGCTTGCTGGATACAGTCAAGGATCTGCTGCACTCACGAAAACGTTAG
- the flhB gene encoding flagellar biosynthesis protein FlhB, whose translation MSEDSDAEKTEPASAKRLEQAREEGDVPRSREVATFTVLMAAGAGLWLTGDGLIRQLNSALVSGLTLTQEQIFNPDVLINRILVDVVRVMIACLPLGVAVMVVALASPLLVGGWLFSGKAFLPKFSKLNPITGIGNMFSKNALVELFKAIAKALVVGVVAYMVVMKQKEAVIGLAVEPLKLGSVHLLNMLGSSFLFIVGALGLIAAIDGPYQMWHYANKLKMTRQEMIQESKESDGNPQIKGKIRQLQREMAKRRMMADVPTADVVVTNPTHYAVALKYSDGMRGAPKVVAKGTDEVAAKIREIAKDSKVTLLEAPALARALYKHTEIGDEIPEQLYAAVAEVLAYVFQLRLFSKGGGDRPDVPKTLDVPPELDPLNPAYIPKNGKKPDLNNGASA comes from the coding sequence ATGTCAGAAGATAGCGACGCAGAAAAGACCGAACCCGCGTCAGCGAAGCGCCTCGAGCAGGCGCGCGAGGAAGGCGACGTTCCCCGATCGCGGGAAGTGGCCACGTTTACCGTGCTGATGGCCGCCGGCGCCGGCCTGTGGCTGACCGGCGACGGCCTGATACGACAACTCAATTCCGCCCTGGTGTCCGGACTGACCCTGACCCAAGAGCAAATCTTCAATCCGGACGTGCTGATCAACCGCATCCTGGTCGATGTGGTGCGGGTGATGATCGCCTGCCTGCCCCTGGGCGTGGCGGTGATGGTTGTCGCGCTGGCGTCGCCGCTGCTGGTGGGCGGCTGGCTGTTCAGCGGCAAGGCCTTCCTGCCCAAGTTCAGCAAGCTCAATCCCATCACCGGCATCGGCAATATGTTCTCCAAGAACGCCCTGGTCGAACTGTTCAAGGCCATCGCCAAGGCGCTGGTGGTCGGCGTGGTCGCCTACATGGTGGTGATGAAGCAGAAGGAAGCGGTGATCGGCCTGGCGGTCGAGCCGCTCAAGCTGGGCAGCGTGCACCTGCTGAATATGCTCGGCAGCAGCTTCCTGTTCATCGTCGGCGCGCTCGGCCTGATCGCCGCCATCGACGGGCCGTACCAGATGTGGCATTACGCCAATAAGCTGAAGATGACCCGCCAAGAGATGATCCAGGAATCGAAGGAGTCCGACGGCAACCCGCAAATCAAGGGCAAGATCCGCCAGCTGCAGCGCGAGATGGCCAAGCGCCGCATGATGGCAGACGTGCCGACCGCCGACGTGGTGGTGACCAACCCGACCCACTACGCGGTCGCGCTCAAGTACAGCGACGGCATGCGCGGCGCGCCGAAGGTGGTGGCCAAGGGCACCGACGAGGTGGCCGCCAAGATCCGCGAGATCGCCAAGGACAGCAAGGTCACCTTGCTCGAGGCGCCGGCGCTGGCGCGCGCGCTGTACAAGCACACCGAGATCGGCGACGAGATTCCCGAGCAGCTGTACGCGGCAGTGGCCGAGGTGCTGGCCTATGTCTTCCAGCTGCGCCTGTTCAGCAAAGGCGGCGGCGACCGTCCGGACGTGCCGAAGACCCTGGATGTGCCGCCCGAGCTCGATCCGCTGAACCCGGCCTATATCCCCAAGAATGGCAAGAAACCAGATTTGAATAACGGAGCTTCCGCATGA
- a CDS encoding antiactivator of flagellar biosynthesis FleN protein — translation MANFDFDQAEGLRRMLAGPKPRIVTFLSATPQDDKGAMLVNLGASLARAGNDVLIMDACASAHGVATRLGVDGGASLLDVARQECAINQVIHQVPQGFAVASMTRDALRSGPDETRRLAKAFDVLVKQTGIVIVDGEFDGEAFPVPVMASSEIVVQVSNSATSIKAAYSMIKRLNQELGRRPFGILVTGASESEAKVVYDNMAQAASRYLAVNLVSMGSVPADEYLQRAARLGRAVVDAFPLAGASVAFRQLAGRFALAGSPSVARSL, via the coding sequence TTGGCTAATTTCGATTTCGACCAGGCGGAGGGACTGCGCCGCATGCTGGCGGGGCCCAAGCCCCGCATCGTCACCTTCCTGTCGGCCACGCCGCAGGACGACAAGGGCGCCATGCTGGTCAACCTGGGCGCCTCGCTGGCACGCGCCGGCAACGACGTGTTGATCATGGACGCCTGCGCCAGCGCGCATGGCGTGGCCACGCGCCTCGGCGTCGACGGCGGCGCCAGTTTGCTCGATGTCGCGCGCCAGGAATGCGCGATCAATCAGGTGATCCACCAGGTGCCGCAGGGTTTCGCTGTGGCGTCGATGACACGCGACGCCCTGCGCAGCGGTCCCGACGAAACGCGCCGCCTGGCCAAGGCTTTCGATGTGCTGGTCAAGCAGACCGGCATCGTCATCGTCGACGGTGAATTCGACGGCGAGGCTTTCCCGGTGCCGGTCATGGCCAGTTCCGAGATCGTGGTGCAGGTGTCGAACAGCGCCACTTCGATCAAGGCCGCCTACAGCATGATCAAGCGCCTGAACCAGGAACTGGGGCGCCGTCCGTTCGGAATTCTGGTCACCGGGGCTTCCGAATCCGAGGCAAAAGTGGTATACGATAATATGGCGCAAGCGGCAAGCCGCTACCTGGCCGTGAACCTGGTCTCCATGGGATCGGTGCCGGCCGATGAATACCTGCAGCGCGCCGCGCGGCTGGGTCGCGCGGTGGTCGACGCGTTTCCACTGGCCGGCGCCTCGGTCGCGTTCCGTCAACTGGCGGGGCGCTTCGCGCTGGCCGGTTCGCCTTCGGTCGCACGTTCACTGTGA